One Aegilops tauschii subsp. strangulata cultivar AL8/78 chromosome 7, Aet v6.0, whole genome shotgun sequence genomic window carries:
- the LOC109757591 gene encoding uncharacterized protein, which translates to MPPRRRGASGYRGVRQRPNGGFYSEIRSGQLRLGLGTFETAHEAARAYDATAWRLGRPRPQMNFDDIHTLQQALDVAPPPRLRTAQDRAEHAERQRRLLVAHEDERTMAKWRRRHPEDVTYEQAYWARRREEDTQRRRAERLDRRRRKALAISQCGIVQNGGQSIFSADDDRWLDMWIDTSDQTSEDGDDDDDDDDWE; encoded by the coding sequence atgccgccgcgccgccgaggAGCGTCGGGCTACCGCGGCGTCCGCCAGCGCCCCAACGGCGGGTTCTACTCCGAGATACGGTCCGGCCAACTCCGGCTTGGCCTCGGCACCTTCGAGACGGCGCACGAGGCCGCTCGCGCGTACGACGCGACGGCATGGCGCCTAGGCAGGCCGCGCCCACAGATGAACTTCGACGACATCCACACGCTCCAGCAGGCGCTGGacgtcgccccgccgcctcgtctTCGCACGGCACAAGACCGTGCAGAGCACGCTGAgcggcagcgccgcctcctcgtcgcccaTGAGGACGAGCGGACCATGGCGAAGTGGCGCCGGCGCCACCCGGAGGACGTCACCTACGAGCAAGCCTACTGGGCAAGGCGCCGCGAGGAGGACACGCAAAGGCGCCGCGCCGAGCGGTTGGATAGGCGTCGGCGAAAGGCTCTGGCGATATCGCAGTGCGGCATCGTTCAAAATGGTGGGCAGTCGATCTTTTCGGCTGATGATGACCGTTGGTTGGACATGTGGATCGATACCTCGGACCAGACAAGCGAGGATGGCGACGAtgacgatgacgacgacgactGGGAGTAG